In Lepus europaeus isolate LE1 chromosome 23, mLepTim1.pri, whole genome shotgun sequence, a single genomic region encodes these proteins:
- the LOC133751989 gene encoding dual specificity protein phosphatase 18-like: MSAASCAFPVQLRQPSVSGLSQITRSLYLSNGSAANNKLLLASNQITSVVNVSVEVANTVFEHIEYMHVPVADAPSSPLYGFFDPIADHIHGVELKQGRTLLHCAAGVSRSAALCLAYLMKYHAMSLLDAHAWTKACRPIIRPNVGFWEQLIHYEFQLFGKNSVRMLSSPVGPIPDIYEKEVRFMIPL; encoded by the coding sequence ATGAGCGCAGCCTCGTGTGCCTTcccggtgcagctccggcagccGTCGGTCAGCGGCCTCTCGCAGATCACCCGGAGCCTGTACCTCAGCAACGGCTCGGCCGCCAACAACAAGCTGCTGCTGGCCAGCAACCAGATCACCTCGGTGGTCAACGTGTCGGTGGAGGTCGCCAACACCGTCTTCGAGCACATCGAGTACATGCACGTGCCCGTGGCTGACGCCCCCAGCTCGCCGCTCTACGGCTTCTTCGACCCCATCGCCGACCACATCCACGGCGTGGAGCTGAAGCAGGGCCGCACGCTGCTGCACTGCGCCGCGGGCGTGAGCCGCTCGGCCGCCCTGTGCCTCGCCTACCTCATGAAGTACCACGCCATGTCCCTGCTGGACGCCCACGCCTGGACCAAGGCCTGCCGGCCCATCATCCGGCCCAACGTGGGCTTCTGGGAGCAGCTCATCCACTACGAGTTCCAGCTGTTCGGGAAGAACAGTGTGCGCATGCTCAGCTCCCCGGTGGGCCCGATCCCCGACATCTACGAGAAGGAGGTGCGCTTCATGATCCCGCTGTGA
- the LOC133751990 gene encoding uncharacterized protein C5orf52-like: MSSSLTPIAESPSVAKDPATQPVRVTWDLARSEDREAAAQATPGPSAPRGPELRRDRVGSRAERVLGVHPQLCFLPPRASQPLVLVSGMNSSEAAVRRFLPKNHLSRVIIRDNLSAQRICEMEMRASEKTKRKRSHLHDHLKKKFMLEQLRKLERWRRESMSIRQYLYSLPPVYKFQSHKRSQPP, translated from the exons ATGAGTTCCAGCTTGACTCCCATCGCCGAGTCGCCCTCCGTCGCGAAAGACCCCGCGACACAGCCGGTTCGGGTCACATGGGACCTGGCCCGGTCCGAGGACCGAGAGGCCGCCGCGCAGGCGACCCCCGGCCCCAGCGCCCCCCGGGGCCCCGAGTTGCGACGCGACAGGGTCGGCAGCCGCGCGGAGCGGGTCCTCGGGGTCCACCCGCAGCTGTGCTTCCTGCCGCCGCGGGCCTCGCAGCCTCTGGTGCTCGTCAG CGGCATGAATTCCAGTGAGGCAGCCGTGAGACGTTTCTTACCCAAGAACCACTTGTCCCGAGTGATCATCCGTGACAACCTGAGTGCCCAGCGCATCTGTGAGATGGAG ATGAGAGCATCAGAGAAGACCAAGAGAAAGAGGAGCCACCTGCACGACCACCTGAAGAAGAAGTTCATGCTGGAACAGCTCCGGAAGCTGGAGCGCTGGAGGCGGGAGTCCATGAGCATCCGGCAGTACCTGTACAGCCTGCCGCCCGTGTACAAGTTCCAGTCCCACAAGAGAAGCCAGCCGCCctag